From the genome of Amycolatopsis sp. NBC_01488, one region includes:
- a CDS encoding type III pantothenate kinase → MLLTVDVGNTNIVLGLYSGSELVGDWRMRTDARITADELALTVRGLLGPHADAVTGISALSTVPAVLRELRVMLARYYERIPKIVVEPGVRTGVALLVDNPKEVGADRLANTLAAHHLHRGTACVVVDFGTSTNVDAISARGEFLGGAFAPGIEISVDALALRAAALRKVELVPPRSVIGKNTVECLQSGILYGFAGQVDGLVRRIVRELSPSGSEPVAVLATGGLAPLVISESETITDHVPDLTLLGLRLVFERNIRP, encoded by the coding sequence TTGCTGCTCACCGTCGACGTCGGCAACACGAACATCGTGCTGGGGCTCTATTCCGGCAGCGAACTGGTCGGCGACTGGCGCATGCGCACGGACGCCCGCATCACGGCGGACGAGCTGGCGTTGACGGTCCGCGGCCTGCTGGGCCCGCACGCGGACGCGGTGACGGGCATCAGCGCGCTGTCGACGGTGCCGGCGGTGCTGCGCGAGCTGCGGGTGATGCTCGCGCGGTACTACGAGCGGATCCCGAAGATCGTGGTCGAGCCGGGGGTGCGCACGGGGGTGGCGCTCCTGGTGGACAACCCGAAGGAGGTGGGCGCGGACCGGCTGGCGAACACCCTGGCCGCGCACCACCTCCACCGCGGGACGGCGTGCGTGGTGGTCGACTTCGGGACGTCCACGAACGTCGACGCGATCTCGGCGCGCGGCGAGTTCCTCGGTGGCGCGTTCGCCCCCGGGATCGAGATCTCGGTGGACGCGCTCGCGTTGCGCGCGGCGGCGTTGCGGAAGGTCGAGCTGGTCCCGCCGCGGTCGGTGATCGGGAAGAACACGGTGGAGTGCCTGCAGTCGGGGATCCTGTACGGCTTCGCCGGCCAGGTGGACGGGTTGGTGCGGCGGATCGTCCGGGAGCTGTCGCCGAGCGGCTCGGAACCGGTGGCGGTGCTGGCCACCGGCGGCCTGGCGCCGCTGGTGATCAGCGAGTCGGAGACGATCACCGACCACGTCCCGGACCTGACGCTACTCGGGCTGCGGCTGGTGTTCGAGCGGAACATCCGCCCCTGA